One Pseudomonadota bacterium DNA segment encodes these proteins:
- a CDS encoding DUF4139 domain-containing protein: MKKSRTIICFQLVFFLLGLLCPVRNDAGAEAELVTTLAEQSGVAITIYNQNLALIKDKRRLELPAGEVKLAFREVSAQLRPETALLAGDGLAVIEQNFEFDLLTPEALLKKYVGRRVEVISRHPTDGSESRQAAEVLSANQGVVLKFADHIESGVPGRLSFSEVPVTLRDRPTLTMLLVNRQAGVRDLELSYLSGGLSWQADYVAELDAADRAVNLSGWVTLNNTSGVSYQNARLQLVAGDVHQAPPEPVVFDGGRREMLMKAMPTAAPQMAQEGLFEYHLYTLSRPTTIADNQSKQIALLQAPAVSCQKEFLLRGSAYYYRRVSAEVDSQLKIGVFLEIENRRKNHLGLPLPKGVVRVYKQDSLGGLQFVGEDRIEHTPENETLRLKLGDAFDLTATRKQTDFKKIEGDSLYNYVYEVSFQFTLKNAKAEAVEIKVVEPVPGDWEILRESHQHLKDNSRVASWRVPVPPKGETVLSYSVRVKF, from the coding sequence ATGAAAAAATCACGGACAATCATTTGCTTTCAGCTCGTTTTTTTTCTTCTTGGTTTGCTATGTCCGGTCCGGAATGACGCCGGGGCCGAAGCTGAACTGGTTACCACCCTGGCGGAACAAAGTGGGGTGGCGATCACGATTTATAATCAGAATCTGGCTCTGATCAAGGATAAACGCCGGCTTGAACTGCCCGCCGGAGAAGTGAAGCTGGCGTTTCGTGAAGTCAGCGCGCAGCTGCGCCCGGAGACGGCCTTACTCGCGGGCGACGGCCTGGCTGTGATCGAACAGAATTTCGAGTTTGATCTGTTGACCCCGGAGGCGCTATTGAAAAAATATGTCGGACGACGGGTTGAGGTGATCAGTCGTCACCCCACCGACGGCAGTGAAAGTCGTCAGGCGGCCGAGGTTTTAAGCGCCAATCAGGGTGTGGTTCTGAAGTTTGCCGATCATATCGAAAGCGGTGTTCCCGGGCGCCTCTCCTTTTCCGAAGTGCCGGTAACTTTGCGCGACCGTCCGACCCTGACGATGCTGCTTGTTAACCGTCAGGCCGGAGTCCGAGACCTGGAACTCAGCTATCTGAGCGGAGGTTTGAGCTGGCAGGCCGATTATGTGGCTGAACTTGATGCCGCCGACCGCGCCGTAAACCTCAGCGGTTGGGTTACGTTGAATAATACCAGCGGGGTCTCCTATCAAAATGCCCGGCTTCAGCTGGTCGCCGGCGATGTGCATCAGGCTCCGCCCGAGCCCGTTGTCTTTGACGGCGGTCGCCGGGAAATGTTGATGAAGGCGATGCCGACCGCGGCCCCGCAGATGGCGCAGGAGGGGCTTTTTGAGTATCATCTCTATACCCTGTCACGCCCGACGACAATTGCCGACAATCAGAGCAAGCAGATTGCGTTACTTCAGGCGCCTGCAGTGTCTTGCCAGAAGGAATTTCTGCTTCGGGGTTCGGCTTATTATTATCGCCGGGTCTCTGCCGAGGTCGACAGTCAGCTGAAAATCGGGGTTTTTCTCGAGATCGAAAACCGTCGAAAAAACCACTTGGGGCTGCCTTTGCCCAAAGGAGTGGTGCGGGTTTACAAACAGGATAGTCTGGGAGGTCTGCAATTTGTCGGTGAGGATCGCATTGAGCATACTCCGGAAAATGAAACTCTGCGTCTTAAACTGGGCGACGCTTTTGATCTGACGGCGACCCGCAAACAGACTGACTTCAAGAAGATTGAAGGTGACAGTCTTTATAATTATGTCTATGAGGTGTCTTTTCAGTTTACGCTGAAGAATGCCAAAGCGGAAGCGGTCGAGATCAAAGTGGTCGAGCCGGTTCCGGGTGACTGGGAAATTCTGCGTGAATCCCATCAACATCTCAAAGACAACAGCCGGGTCGCGTCCTGGCGGGTGCCGGTGCCGCCCAAGGGGGAAACGGTACTGAGTTATAGCGTCAGAGTCAAATTTTAA
- a CDS encoding DUF386 domain-containing protein, with translation MILDVLANLHRYRLLNKHFAGAIEFLLRPDLSGLPVGRYEIGGDLVYATVSNGPGPRHEDAQLEIHERYIDL, from the coding sequence ATGATTTTGGATGTGCTTGCGAATCTGCATCGTTATCGTCTCCTGAACAAGCATTTTGCCGGGGCGATTGAATTTCTCCTGCGTCCGGATCTCAGTGGACTGCCGGTGGGGCGCTATGAGATAGGCGGGGATCTGGTCTATGCAACGGTGTCGAATGGCCCCGGGCCCAGGCATGAGGACGCTCAGCTTGAAATCCATGAGAGATATATTGATCTGTAG
- a CDS encoding YjbQ family protein — translation MKSFRKELWFETSERRAFINITGEVECFLRESGIREGLCLVNAMHITASVFINDDEAGLQHDFEVWLEKLAPHQPLAQYRHNGYEDNADAHLKRQIMGREVVAAVTQGRLDLGPWEQIFYGEFDGRRRKRVLIKIIGE, via the coding sequence ATGAAAAGTTTTCGCAAAGAACTTTGGTTTGAAACCAGCGAGCGCCGGGCCTTCATCAATATCACCGGCGAAGTGGAATGTTTTCTGCGGGAAAGCGGTATTCGGGAAGGCTTATGCCTGGTCAACGCCATGCATATCACGGCCTCGGTTTTCATCAACGACGACGAAGCGGGCCTGCAGCACGACTTTGAAGTCTGGCTGGAAAAGCTGGCCCCGCACCAACCGCTGGCGCAATACCGCCACAACGGCTACGAGGACAATGCCGACGCTCATCTGAAAAGACAGATCATGGGACGCGAAGTAGTCGCCGCCGTCACCCAAGGCAGACTTGACCTCGGCCCCTGGGAACAAATCTTTTACGGCGAGTTCGACGGCCGCCGCCGGAAACGGGTTCTGATTAAGATTATCGGCGAATAA